Proteins from one Faecalibacterium sp. I3-3-33 genomic window:
- the ftsZ gene encoding cell division protein FtsZ, whose translation MALMLDEELDENVTTIKVIGVGGGGGNAVNRMVSDGLQGVEFIAMNTDQQALAKNHASVKVQLGSKLTKGRGAGADPEIGQRAAEESKDEIANALKGSQMVFITAGMGGGTGTGAAPVVAEVAHDLGILTVGIVTKPFSFEGKRKMGLAEQGIANLLMHVDSLIVIPNERLKMISQEKITLMNAFQAADNVLRQGVESISALINVPAFINLDFADVRSIMKDAGYAHMGVGSAKGAGKAENAAKAAISSPLLETSIAGAHGVIINITSSPDIGLEDVETAAGLITQSAHPDANIIWGTAFDENLSDEMRVTVVATGFDNKSASDLRNSINNAMGGAQSVPTAVFSSDTGAAAAPASTAAPAAAAPAEKKAVEEESSDNRYYDELLAILNKRK comes from the coding sequence ATGGCATTGATGCTCGATGAAGAACTGGACGAAAACGTTACGACGATCAAGGTGATCGGTGTAGGCGGTGGCGGCGGCAACGCTGTGAACCGCATGGTGAGCGACGGCCTGCAGGGCGTGGAGTTCATCGCCATGAATACTGACCAGCAGGCACTGGCTAAGAACCATGCCTCGGTCAAGGTGCAGCTGGGTTCCAAGCTGACCAAGGGCCGCGGTGCGGGTGCAGACCCGGAGATCGGCCAGCGCGCCGCTGAAGAAAGCAAGGATGAGATCGCCAACGCCCTCAAGGGCTCCCAGATGGTCTTTATCACCGCCGGTATGGGCGGCGGCACCGGCACCGGTGCGGCACCCGTTGTGGCCGAGGTGGCACACGACTTGGGCATTCTGACCGTTGGCATCGTTACCAAGCCCTTCTCCTTTGAGGGCAAGCGCAAGATGGGGCTGGCGGAGCAGGGCATTGCCAACCTGCTGATGCACGTTGACAGCCTGATCGTCATCCCCAACGAGCGCCTGAAGATGATCAGTCAGGAAAAGATCACCCTGATGAACGCCTTCCAGGCCGCCGACAACGTGCTGCGTCAGGGCGTTGAGTCCATCTCTGCCCTGATCAACGTGCCCGCCTTCATCAACCTGGACTTCGCCGACGTGCGCTCCATCATGAAGGATGCCGGCTACGCCCACATGGGCGTGGGCAGCGCCAAGGGTGCCGGCAAGGCCGAGAACGCCGCCAAGGCTGCAATTTCCAGCCCGCTGCTGGAGACCAGCATCGCCGGTGCGCACGGTGTTATCATCAACATCACTTCCAGCCCGGACATTGGTCTGGAGGACGTGGAGACCGCCGCAGGCCTCATCACCCAGAGCGCACATCCCGATGCAAACATTATCTGGGGTACTGCCTTTGATGAGAATCTGTCCGATGAGATGCGCGTGACCGTTGTGGCCACCGGCTTCGACAACAAGAGCGCCAGCGACCTGCGCAACAGCATCAACAACGCCATGGGCGGTGCACAGTCTGTGCCGACTGCGGTGTTCAGCAGCGACACCGGCGCAGCCGCAGCCCCGGCATCCACTGCCGCCCCGGCTGCTGCTGCTCCGGCTGAAAAGAAGGCCGTGGAAGAGGAAAGCAGCGACAACCGTTACTACGATGAGCTGCTGGCCATCCTGAACAAGCGGAAGTAA
- a CDS encoding UDP-N-acetylglucosamine 1-carboxyvinyltransferase, which yields MAGDWIITGGRPLQGRVELPAAKNSVLPLLAAALLCSGPVRLQNVPRLTDVEDCLALLRGVGCTVGWQGASLAVQGRPMRTDLAPEAAGRMRASILFCAPLLARLGRVSTVLPGGCRIGARPIDLHLQGLAQMGVRQLPAAPGQLTLYAPAGLRGAEICLAFPSVGATETLLLAAATAQGQTVLHGAAKEPEIADLAAFLNACGGCVEGAGTDTIRVQGKRCLAGCTFAPVADRIIASTLACAAAAAGGRVELTGCAPGLYAPLLEILEQMGCTVERAHDAAAISRFGALRGAGNVHTAPYPGLATDAAPLLAAVTLCAQGESRLQDRVFENRFACAEGFAALGANVRVAERTLYVQPGGALHGAKLTAPDLRGGAALVLAALAARGSSRLGGTEFIRRGYADLDRLLAGLGAQIMQEIPARSGLVKKTPTKKQFCLAIGAKK from the coding sequence ATGGCTGGGGATTGGATCATTACGGGCGGGCGGCCTTTGCAGGGCAGGGTGGAACTGCCTGCGGCCAAAAACAGTGTACTGCCGCTGCTGGCAGCAGCGCTGCTGTGCAGCGGGCCGGTGCGGCTGCAAAATGTGCCGCGCCTGACCGATGTAGAGGACTGTCTTGCCCTGCTGCGGGGCGTGGGCTGCACGGTGGGCTGGCAGGGCGCATCGCTGGCGGTGCAGGGGCGGCCCATGCGCACCGACCTTGCGCCGGAGGCCGCAGGCCGGATGCGGGCGTCCATTTTGTTTTGCGCGCCGCTGCTGGCGCGGCTGGGGCGGGTGAGCACCGTGCTGCCCGGGGGCTGCCGCATCGGGGCAAGACCCATCGACCTGCATTTGCAGGGGCTGGCGCAGATGGGGGTGCGGCAGCTGCCCGCAGCACCCGGACAGCTTACTTTGTACGCCCCGGCGGGGCTGCGGGGCGCGGAAATTTGTCTTGCTTTTCCCAGCGTAGGCGCTACCGAAACGCTGCTGCTGGCCGCTGCCACAGCGCAGGGGCAGACCGTGCTGCACGGCGCTGCAAAAGAACCGGAGATCGCGGATCTTGCCGCTTTCCTCAACGCCTGCGGCGGCTGCGTGGAGGGTGCGGGCACCGACACCATCCGGGTGCAGGGAAAGCGCTGCCTTGCGGGCTGCACCTTTGCGCCGGTGGCAGACCGTATCATCGCCTCCACGCTGGCCTGTGCGGCGGCTGCGGCGGGCGGAAGGGTGGAGCTGACGGGCTGCGCACCCGGGCTGTATGCGCCGCTGCTGGAAATTCTGGAACAAATGGGCTGCACCGTAGAGCGGGCGCACGATGCTGCCGCCATTTCACGGTTCGGGGCGCTGCGCGGCGCGGGAAATGTGCACACTGCACCCTATCCCGGCCTTGCCACGGACGCCGCCCCGCTGCTGGCGGCGGTGACGCTCTGCGCACAGGGCGAAAGCCGCCTGCAGGACAGGGTGTTTGAAAATCGTTTTGCCTGTGCCGAGGGTTTTGCGGCGCTGGGCGCGAATGTCCGGGTGGCAGAGCGCACGCTATATGTGCAGCCCGGCGGGGCACTGCACGGGGCAAAACTGACCGCACCGGACCTGCGCGGAGGGGCGGCGCTGGTACTTGCGGCGCTGGCTGCCCGGGGCAGCAGCCGCCTTGGCGGGACAGAATTTATCCGGCGCGGCTATGCGGACCTTGACCGGCTTTTGGCGGGGCTGGGCGCACAGATTATGCAGGAAATACCCGCCCGGAGCGGGCTTGTGAAAAAAACACCCACGAAAAAGCAATTTTGTCTTGCAATCGGTGCAAAAAAATGA
- a CDS encoding FtsW/RodA/SpoVE family cell cycle protein, with amino-acid sequence MDLPFLVLVLTLVAFGLVMLCSASSAVALYRRQDAFAYVRPQLLYAAMGLVAMWMASRMDYHIYHKLAWPLLALSLVLLTAVLFMPEYNGCKRWLVLPGLGTLQPSEIAKFAVVLVFAHIIALNHDRMGSFAVGVVPFALVLGVVAVLMLLEPHLSGTVLILSIGAVLMFVGGTGLRWFMLAGAGGAAAIGTAIVLMPELVPYAADRLNSWLDPFADPLGDGHQTIQSLYAIGSGGAAGLGLGNSRQKHLFVPEPQNDFIFSILCEELGFLGACAVILLFSALLWRGITLAAHAPDRFGALLVVGFVVQVALQAVLNIAVVTNTIPNTGISLPFFSSGGTSLMMLLGEMGIVLSVSRGES; translated from the coding sequence ATGGACCTGCCCTTTCTGGTGCTGGTGCTCACGCTGGTAGCCTTTGGGCTGGTGATGCTGTGCAGCGCCAGCAGTGCGGTGGCACTGTACCGGCGGCAGGACGCCTTTGCCTATGTGCGGCCGCAGCTGCTGTACGCCGCCATGGGGCTGGTAGCCATGTGGATGGCCAGCCGGATGGACTACCACATTTATCACAAGCTGGCGTGGCCGCTGCTGGCGCTCTCGCTGGTGCTGCTGACGGCGGTGCTGTTCATGCCGGAGTATAACGGCTGCAAGCGCTGGCTGGTGCTGCCGGGGCTTGGCACATTACAGCCCAGCGAGATCGCTAAATTTGCGGTGGTTCTGGTATTTGCACACATCATCGCCCTGAACCACGACCGCATGGGCAGCTTTGCGGTAGGGGTAGTGCCCTTTGCGCTGGTGCTGGGGGTGGTGGCGGTGCTCATGCTGCTGGAGCCTCACCTTTCCGGTACGGTGCTGATTTTAAGCATCGGTGCGGTGCTCATGTTCGTGGGCGGCACCGGGCTGCGGTGGTTCATGCTGGCAGGGGCGGGCGGTGCTGCCGCCATTGGCACGGCCATCGTGCTGATGCCGGAGCTGGTGCCCTACGCCGCCGACCGGCTCAACTCGTGGCTGGACCCCTTTGCCGATCCGCTGGGCGATGGACACCAGACCATCCAGAGCCTGTACGCCATCGGCTCCGGCGGGGCGGCGGGGCTGGGGCTGGGCAACAGCCGCCAGAAGCATCTGTTCGTACCCGAGCCGCAGAACGACTTCATCTTTTCCATCCTCTGCGAGGAACTGGGTTTTCTGGGCGCGTGTGCAGTGATTTTGCTGTTCAGCGCGCTGCTGTGGCGGGGCATCACGCTGGCGGCGCACGCGCCGGACCGGTTCGGCGCACTGCTGGTGGTGGGCTTTGTGGTGCAGGTGGCGCTGCAGGCGGTGCTGAACATCGCGGTGGTCACCAATACCATCCCCAACACCGGCATCAGTCTGCCCTTTTTCTCCTCCGGCGGCACCAGCCTGATGATGCTTCTGGGCGAGATGGGCATCGTGCTTTCCGTCTCCCGGGGCGAAAGCTGA